The region GCTACCCACACCTGGCGCAGATGGCGCAGGGAGGATTCGGTCATACCTTCCGGCAGATCAACGGTGCTGAAGTGCGGGAAGATGTCGATGCGACCGATGCGGTTGCTGTTCAGGTTCGCTTCGTTGGCGATGGCGCCGACGATGTTGGCCGGTTTAGCACCGTGGTTGCGACCGACTTCGATGCGGTAGCGGGTCATGCCAGCGTCGGGCGCGGTGGGCGCCTTGCGCGGACGGGCCGCACGCTCGCCCCGGTCGTCGTCGCGACGGCGGCTGTTACGCTCGCCATCGCGGCCACGGCTGTCGCGGTCTTCTCGCGCCCGAGCCGGCACGAACGGACGGTCTTCCACTTCCAACGATTGGTCGCCTTGCAGCAGTTTCGCCAGCGCAGCGGCCACCGCAGCCGGATCGGCCTCGTGCTCGGCGATGAACTCGTTCACCAGCGTGGCAAAGCTGTCGAGACCACCCTGTGCCAGCGTGTCACCAATGCGCGCCTTGAAGCGCGCCTTGCGCACCGCGTTGATTTGCGCGGCGGTGGGCAGCGGCATTTCTTCCACTTTCTGGCGCGTCAGGCGTTCGATGTTGAACAGCATGCGTTTCTCGCGCGGCGTCACGAACAGGATCGCATCGCCCTCGCGGCCGGCGCGGCCAGTACGGCCAATCCGGTGCACATAGGTTTCGCCATCGAACGGAATGTCGTAGTTGAGCACCATGGTGATGCGCGGCACGTCCAGACCCCGCGCTACCACGTCGGTGGCCACCAGGATGTCGACGCGACCGGCTTTCAGCTGCTCCACCACCTGCTCGCGGTGCGGCTGCGCCATGTCGCCGTTGAGGGCGGTGGCTCGGAAGCCGGCCTGCTGCAGGAAGTCCGCCAGTTCGACGGTGCTTTCCTTGGTGCGCGCAAACAGGATCACGCCATCGAAGGTTTCGGTTTCCAGTACCCGCACCAGCGCGTCCAGCTTGTCGCGGTGATTAACGAACAGGTAGCGCTGACGGATCGCCGCCACGGTCGCGGTCTTAGCCGCCACAGTGACTTCTTCCGGCTCGCTCAGGAAACGCTGGGCCAAGCGGCGGATCGGCGGCGGCATGGTGGCCGACAGCAGCGCCACTTGGCAGCCTTCGCGGGCCTGCTCCAGTACCCACTCAACGTCGTCGATGAAGCCCATGCGCAACATTTCATCGGCTTCGTCGAGCACGATGCACTGCAGCGCCGCCAGGCTGAGGGTGCCACGCTTGAGGTGGTCAACGATGCGGCCGGGGGTGCCGACCACAACTTGCACGCCGTCTTTCAGCGCGCGGGTCTGCGGGCGGTAGTCCATACCGCCGCACAGCGCGATCACTTTCAGCTGCGGCGTGAAGCGGGAGTAGGTTTCGAATGATTCAGTTACTTGCAGCGCCAGCTCGCGGGTGGGCGCCATCACCAGCACCTGCACGTTGTGTGCCGGTGCATCAGCGAACCGGGAGATCAACGGCAGCGCAAACGCTGCGGTCTTGCCGGTTCCAGTCTGCGCCTGGCCGATTACGTCACGGCTGGCGAGAATGTGCGGGATGATCTGCTGCTGGATCGCGGACGGAGTCTGGTAGCCCAGCTCAGCAACCGCGCGCAGCACATCAGCGGACAGCCCCAGGCCATCGAAGCCAGGCTGCTCGATCGAATTGGTATCGGACATGTTTCACCTTGCAATGCCACGGCAGCCGCCGTGACGGAATCACTGGACCGGATCACCAGCGCGGGCTGGCGTTTCACTCACCGGTAACGAGGCTTCCCGCAGAGAAGCCCGAGCCGTATCCATCAAGAGATAGGGGAAGTGGGCTGAAGACGGGACGCGGGGACTGATTCCCCGGGCAGCATGTGAATTCGGACCACGGCTGCGGTCCCGCTGCATCAAAGCGCGGCGGAGTATAGCGAAAACTGCCGCCACACGCCACCAGCGCTGCAATGTGGCAGAATGCCCGCCGCTGCCGAACATTGCCCGCGGGGAACCGACGCATGACAACAATCTGGGTGGACGCCGACGCCTGTCCCGGCGTGGTCCGCGAGATCCTTTACCGCGCCTCGCGGCGGCGCCAGTTGCCGCTGGTGCTGGTCGCCAACCAGCCGCTGCGGGTGCCGCCGGACAAACTGATCCGCGCCATCCAGGTGCCGGGCGGCTTCGACGAAGCCGACCACTATATCGCTGAACAGTGCCAACCGGGCGATTTGGTGATTACTGCCGACATTCCGCTGGCGGCGCGGGTGATCGAGGCCCGCGGCATCGCGCTGAATCCGCGCGGCGAGCTGTACACCGTCGACAGCATCGGCCAACGCCTGACGATGCGCAATTTCATGGAAGAGATGCGCGGTGCCGGACTCCACCACGGCGGCCCGCCGCCGCTCGGCGAGCGCGACAAACAGCAGTTCGCCAATGCGCTCGACCGCTGGCTGGCACAGGTGCCTCAGCACAACGGTTGATTCCACGCCTGAGACTTTCTAGGCTGCTCCAACACCAACAACAGTGCGGCAACGTACGGCGTCCTGGGGGACATTCCATGCATCACGGCCAACGGTCTACGACCGGGACCGACAGCGCACCGCCCTGCTCGCGCGGCACGCTGCTGCGGGCGCTGCGCAATACCCTGCTGCTGACGCTGGCCATCATTGCCGTGTCGCTGCTGGGCACCGGCATCGCAGTGCTGGCCACCGGCGAACGCAACTGGCTGTTTGCGCTCACCATGGCAACGCTGATGCCGCTGCTGCTGACTCCCTGCATCGCCTTCCCGCTACTGCGCCGCAACGCCGCGCTGATGGACGAACGCCAGCAACTGCTGTTGCAGGCACGCCACGACCACCTCACTGGCTTGTTCAACCGCCCCTACATGCTGCGCATGCTGGAGCGTGAGTTGGCGCTCAGTGCGCGTCACCGTTATCCGGTTTCAGTGGTGCTGCTGGAGCTGCGCAACAGCCGCGAATTGGCCGACCAACTCGGTCGCCTGGCGGCCGACGCGGCACTGCAATTGATTGCTCGCGAAGTACGCGGACTGATTCGCGAAAGTGATTTGTTCGGCCGTTTTGAAGCCACCCAATTTTTGTTGGTGTTACCGCACACTGCCCAGCGCGATGCCGAACGCATTAGCGCCACCCTTGGCGAGCATCTAGCCCGCCAACAAGTGACGCAGGATGGCCGTAGTCTGCTGCTGTGTCTGTGCGCCGGTGTCGGCGCTACTGGCAATCAGCCGCGTACTGCCCAACAATTGCTCAACGATGCCGACTACGGCCTCTACAACGCACGTAAAGTCACCGCCGCAAACTGAAACAGCATTGGGAAACTTGTGATTTTTCTCACAAAATTTCCACGACCCGTGTTATTTCAAACCGTTCATGCCGCCAATTGTTAATTTTCATTGACTCGTCGCCGGTGCAATTGCCGGAGCAGGTCGGGCTGGCAAGAATGGCGCGGATTTTTCCAGTCATTCATCGGGACGATGTATCTATGAAAAAGAATGCCGTACTGCCGCTGGCACTCGCCGGTATCGCCAGCCTGACGCTGGCCAGCACCGCGTCTGCCCATGACATTCCTGACCGCTACGGCTATCTGGGTGGCCACGTCAGCCAATACTGGTTCGAAAAGAACGAAATGGGCCCGAACGGTTACGACGAAGTGACCCTGCCGGGTCTGCAGGCCGGCCTGCGCTTCCACCCCAACTGGTCATTCCAAGCTTGGTGGGAACGCAACCAAGCCCACACCCGCCAAACCGGTGACAAGAGCTACATCAGCAACCTGCTGGGCTCCGTGCGCTACCACTTCAACGACACCTCAGTACTGGGCTTTGAACCGTACGCCGGTATCGCTGCTGGTCAGCTGCGCTTCGACCACGGCCGTAGCGCCAAAGACGACACCGAAACCGTTGCCGGTTTCGAGTTCGGTGCCCAAGCCCGCATCGCTCGCCACTTCATCCTCGACGTGGGCGCACGCCCGGTGTGGACCGAGTGGAACGACCGCATCGAAGGCGAAATCTACGCCGGCCTGAACATCGTATTCGGCGCCACCAGCAAGCCGGTTGCCCCGGTTGAGCCGGCGGTGCTGGACGACGATAACGACGGCGTGCCGAACGAACTGGACCAGTGCCCGAACACCCCGGCTGGCGTGGCGGTGGACGAGAAAGGCTGCCCGCTGGACTCCGACGGTGACGGCGTGCCGGACTACCTGGACCGCTGCCCGGATACCCCGGCCGGCGCCCTGGTTGACGAGCATGGCTGCCAGCAGTACCTGGAACAGGACATCCGCGAAACCCTGTACGTGGAATTCGAGCTGGACAAGGCTGAAATCCGCCAGGAGTTCATCGGTGAGCTGAACACGCTGGCCGACTGGATGAAGAAGTACCCGAACGCCCAGGTCACCCTGGAAGGCCACACTGACTCCACCGGCCGTGTTGCGTACAACCAGACCCTGTCTGAGCGTCGCGCTGAGTCCGTGAAGAACACCCTGGTAAGCAGCTTCAACGTGGACCCGAGCCGCATCACCACCAGCGGCCGTGGCCCGAGCCAGCCGATCGCGGACAACAAAACCGCGGAAGGCCGTGCGCAGAACCGTCGCGTAGAAGTGGTGATCAAAGCCACCAAGCGTGAAGCACTGTTCGAGAACAACTGATTCCCGAACCTCACCGCAAGGTGACATTGAACGCCGTGGTCGCAGGACCACGGCGTTTTTTGTGCCTGCATTAATGCGGTCACGACAACGTCATCTGGCTGTGTCACCGTCGTCGGCGTGCACGATTTCAGCCAAAGACGCCTGAGATGTCCGCAAAAGAGATGGCCGAAGTCTCAACCAAACGTAGGAAATAACTGATTAATTCTGTAAGCCTAGACTTACAAGGCGCCCAATTGCTTTTGCTTTCATGTTCTTACAATCGGAAACACGCTCCAGCCGCCATGCCGTCCCAGAACGTGCGCCTTGCCACAAAAAGCCCCCTTTCCCTGTAACTGCCTTGTAGCCGACCACCGTTTTTTCGGCGCCGCCGCCACTGCTGCGCTACAAATCACTACACAGCGATCGCCACTGCCATTCACCCAGGCCCGGACTTAGACCAGCAAGTCATTGAATAAAAACAACTTTATTAACAAAACTGGCGTACCACAAAGTCTTAAACCAGCCCGCTGAAGCAAACCCTCGCCCTGCTGACCCCGTCTGCTCGGGACAATAGCGCCCATTAGTCACCGGTGCGCCGGTGCTGGGATTTTTCACGGGATGCTTTCGAGGGACATCAGATGAACAAGACACCTTACTTCCATGCCCGCCGCCTGCTGGCAGTGGCCGCACTGGGGCTGGCTATGGGCGCCCAGGCGGAATCCGAGTGGCCGGAATCATTCGGCTACGTGGGGATTCAGGGCTCCTACTACGACATCGAGAAGGGCCGCGACCACATCGGCGACATCCACAACTACTGGGAGCCGGCCGCACAGGTCGGTTACCGCTTCAACCCGCGCTTCTCTATGCAGCTGCAATACGGTCAAGCCACCACCGAAGCACGTCAGGTGGATTTGGACGTAGACACCAAGCTGGCCACCCTCACCGGCCGCGTGCACGCGCCAGAGTGGAGTTTTACCGGCTTCCAGCCGTACGCCGGCCTGGGCTACGGCTACCACGAAATGAAGCCGGACCACATGAAGAAGAAAGAAGAGCACATGGTGGTCGGCGAGCTAGGCCTGCAGCGCCTGCTCGGCAGCCACTTCATGCTTGACGCCGGTGTACGCGGTCTGGTGGAAACCGATGACGGCTTCATCGACGCCCAACCCTACCTCGGCATCGACTGGCTGTTCGGCAAGCAATACCGCCGCCAAGTGGTGAAAGAAGAGCCGGCGCCGGTGGTTGACACCCCGGTCTGGGTCGACAGCGACGGTGACGGCGTGCCGGATCACCTCGACCAGTGCCCCAATACCCCGGCCGGTGCGCTGGTGGATGAAGTGGGTTGCCCGCAGATCCTGAAAGAGTCGGTCAACATCACTCTGTACGTGGAATTCGACCACGACAGCACCACGGTAAAAACCGACTTCTACCCGGAAATCGAACGCGTCGCCAAGGTGCTGACCGAGTACCCCGGCTCTGAAGTGCTGCTCGAAGGCCACACTGACTCCACCGGCAGCGCGCGCTACAACCAGACCCTGTCCCACAGCCGTGCCGATGCGGTGATGCGGGTGCTGGTCAGCCACTTCGGCATTGGTCCAGAGCGCGTGCGCACCAGCGGCATGGGCAAATCCCAGCCAATCGCAGACAACAGCACCGCCGAAGGTCGCTCGCGCAACCGCCGCGTTGAAGCAGCGATCCAGGCCAGCCGTGAAGAAATCCGTCGTCGTTAACCACCATGTTGCATCCCGCCGCGCATCCACGCGGCGGGCAGGAGAGACATCATGAACAAAACAGCACCCATGCTTTTGCGCGCGTCCAGCCTGCTGTTGGCGTCCACCCTGCTGGTGGCCTGCGGCAACGGCGGCGGTTCCGGCACCAAACGGGTCGACATCCCCAGCCCCAACAACCCCACCGAAGCGTTCTGCCGTGATGCGTCACAGCTGTTCACGGTGGAAGCCGACGGCATCGCCCCGGCCGACGGCGCCACCAACGTGCCGGTCAACACCTCGGTCAACGTGCGCTTCTCCCACGCGGTGGATGAAGACAGTGTGACCGCCAGCAACCTCTACATCAGCCAAGGCGGTAACGCGCTGCCGGCCATCGTCGATGTACGCGGCACCAACGTCACGCTGACACCAAACAGCGCGTTCAAGCCGTCCACCCTTTACAGCGTGCATATCGGCAGCGACATCGCCACCGAAGTGTGCAAGAACGCCAGCACCCAAAAGTACCTAGACAGCGGCTCGGTGCAGGACACCACCTTCACCACCTCCGCCAGCGGCACCGGTGACACCACCCGTCCGCAACTGGTGAATATGGTGCCGGCCCACGGCAGCACCTTGATCAAGCAGGACGCCAAAATCGCGCTGGAATTCGATGAGCCGGTACTGCCGAGCAGCATCAATAGCAGTTCGGTGGCGGTGCGTCTGAAAGGGGCCAGCGTGGCACTGGACGGCCAGTATGTGGTGAACGAGAACATGGTTTCCTTTACCCCGGCCCAACCGTTTGCGATCCAACACCACTATGAAATCGTGTTGCAGCCGCTGCAGATCAAAGATCTGGCCGGAAACCGCTTGATGGATCTGGACCCGGCCGTCCATACCAACCCGTCCGAGTTCCATACCGGCGGTGTGGTGATGACCCTCAACGATGGCCTGATCAGCAAAATTCCGGGCGTCAGTGACCTGCTCAACGGCCCGATAGCCGACATCCTTAACCAAATCCTGACCCTCGGCGGCACGGATTTGGACGGCGTCGACAACCTGGTGATCATCAAGCTGCCGCTGCCCACCGACTTCACCGATCCGGGCAACCTGCTGGCCGGCAACAACGTGCTGATCGCTGCCTGCGACCCCACGGTAATGGGTCCCGAAGGCTGTGCGTTGAGTCTGGATCTGGGCCTCAATCCAGGCGCCCTGCAACAACTGGCCAACGTGCTGTCGATGGGCAATGACCCGCAAGAAGCGCTGAAGCTGCTGGCCGATGCGCTGCTGATGGGGGATGACGGTCTGTTGAAGCTGGACCTGAACCTGCTGGAGCCGGGCTGGGCAGGCATCCTGCCGGGGCCATTGGAAGACGCCGTCAATACCATCCTCGGCGAGCTGGACAAGGCGTTGGAGCCGATCCCACTGCTGGGTGACCTGAACCTGAGCACCGAAGAATTGGTGCAACTGAAACTGTTGCAGGGCAGCTTGCTCGATCTCAGCGTCGGCGGCTTGGTGAACATCAACCTGCTCGACCTGGTCAACGGCAATCTGCTGAATCTGGACGGTCCGCTGGCCGATGCGCTCGACCCGCTGGTGAACCTGCTCGACAAACTGCTGTGCCCGATCCGCATCCTGTGCAAATGATCGCATCGCGTTGCTGATCCAGAGCCCCGCCGTTCCGGCGGGGCTTTTTTTTGCCTGCACGCCGGTCTGCATTGGCTGAAAACACGCCCTCCCCACGCGCCAGCGCCCATTGCCGTCCGGCCTGCACCGACAGGCCAACCAGTCATTGTGACGCGCCGGTCGGTGCTCATAATCGAAGACCGTTTTGCTTCTTCACCGATCATGACAAGGAGGCCGCAATGGCCAAAGATGCTGTGGGTCATGCCCTGACCCTGCTCAACCGCTTGGCCAGTTCCGATGTGCTGGACCGGCTTGGACTGCGCAAATTTGCCGAGCGCCTGGCCTACAACCTGACCCGCACCGGCTTCCAGGTACTGACCACCAGCGCGCGCACCTTCAAGCGCAGCGGCAGCGGGGATCGCCAGCGCCTCAATGCACCGGGGCTCACCACTGATCTGTTCGACCTGAACATCACCGACGAACAGCAGATGATCCGCGACTCGGTGAAAGCCTTCGCTGAGGACGCGCTGCGCCCGGCCGCCGAAGCCGCTGACCACGCCCAGGCCACCGACCCGGCCACACTGGCCGCCGCGCAAGAGCTGGGCCTGAACTTCTTCGCAGTGCCGGAAGCATTCGGCGGTGCTGCCAGCGAGCGCTCGCCGGTCACCACCATGCTGGTGGCGGAAGACTTGGCTTGGGGCGACATGGGCCAAGCGATTGCGATCCTGGCGCCGATGGGCGTGGCCAACGCGCTGACTCAGTGGGGCAACGCCGACCAACAATCGCGCTACCTGCCGGCATTTGCCTCCGAGCAGCCACCGCTGGCCACGCTGGCGATCACCGAGCCGCGGCCGCTGTTTGACCCCATGCAGCTGGAAACCACAGCAGTGCGGGACGGCAACGAGTGGGTGCTGAACGGGGTGAAATCCTTGGTACCGCTGGCTGCCGAAGCGGAGCTGTTCTTGGTCGCCGCGGCCACCGACGACGGCCCGGCAGTGTTCATTATTGAAGGCGGCACCGCTGGCCTGACCGCCGGCGAAGACCCGGCCATGGGCATCCGCGCCAGCGGCCAGCGGCCGTTGCAGCTGAACGATGTGCGCGTCAGTGATGCCCAGCGTCTCGGCGATGACGACTTCGATTACCGCGCGCTGGTGGATCTCGGCACCTTGGCCTGGTGTGCACTGGCGATCGGCACAGCCCAAGCAGTGCTCGATTACGTGATTCCCTACGTCAACGAGCGCGAGGCGTTCGGCGAGCCGATCAGCCATCGCCAAGCGGTGGCGTTCACGGTGGCCAACATGGCCATCGAGCTGGATGCCATGCGCATGCTGACCTGGCGCGCCGTCTGCCGCGCCGAGCAGGGCAAACCGTTCCAGCGCGAAGCGCATCTGGCGCGCACGCTGGTCAAAGACAAGGCGATGCAGATCGGCACCGACGGAGTGCAACTGCTGGGCGGTCACGGCTTCACCAAGGAATACCCGGTGGAGCGCTGGTACCGCGACCTGAGAGCCGTGGGCGTCGCCTTCGGCGGCCTGCACCTGTAATCCGGAATAAGGACGCCCATCATGAACATCGAGATTCCGAAAAAAATCAAACCGATCATCAACAATGCCCACCAAGTGGCGTTGAGTGTGTTCCGGCCAATTTCACGCAAGTACGACCGCGCCGAGCACCAGGCGCCAAAAGAGTTGGACATGCTGGCGTCGGTACTGGACGGCTTCAACGAAGGTGACCCGGAGTCCTCCGCCGGCGCCACCAAAACCGGCAAAGGCCACATCCGCGACGACGGCGGCGTCAAGAACGGTTCCAACATGAGCACCTGCCTCGGCGCCATGGAACTGTGCTACGGCGATACCGGTTTTCTGCTGGCGATGCCACGCCAAGGCCTCGGCAACGCTGCCATCGCGGCAGTGGCCAACGACGAGCAGCTGAAACGCTTTGAAGGCAAGTGGGCGGCGATGGCGATCACCGAGCCGGGCACCGGTTCCGACTCCGCCGCGATCCGTACCACCGCGCGCAAAGACGGCGACCACTATGTGCTCAACGGCGAGAAGATCTTCGTCACCTCCGGCGAGCGCGCTGACTGTGTGGTGGTGTGGGCCAGCCTCGACCTGAGTGTGGGCCGCGCTGCCATCAAGTCGTTTGTGGTCGAGTGGGGCACCCCGGGCATGGAGCTGGTGCGACTGGAGAAAAAGCTCGGCATCCGTGCCTCCGATACCGCCGCCATCAACTTCACCGACTGCCGCGTACCGGCCGAAAACCTGCTCGGCAACCCGGACATCGACGTCAAGAAAGGCTTTGGCGGGGTGATGGAGACGTTCGACAACACCCGTCCGCTGGTGGCGTCGATGGCGCTCGGCTGCGCGCGCGCCTCCTTGGAGCGCATTCGCGAGCTGCTCGCCGACCACGTCAACCTCGACTACGGTCAGCCGGTGGACAACGCCAGCGCGGTGGAAGCCGAGCTGTATCGCATGGAAGCCGAATGGGAAGCCGCTTACTGGCTCACCATCCGCGCCGCCTGGATGGCAGACAACAAGCGCTCCAACTCGCTGGAAGCGTCGATTTCCAAGGCCAAAGCCGGTCGAGTCGGCAATGCCATCACGCTGCGCTGTGTGGAACTGGCCGGCAGCCTCGGCTACACCGAGGACGACTTGCTGGAGAAATGGGCGCGCGATTCGAAGATTCTCGACATCTTCGAAGGCACCCAACAAATCCAGCAGTTGATCATCGCCCGCCGCCTGTTGGGGCTGTCCTCGTCAGAATTGAAGTAACCTTGCATCATCAACCCCTGCCATCGCGGCAGGGGTTTTTACAGCAGCCCTGCAAAGAATCCGTCATAATCCTGCGTGGCCTTCACCGGCCTACCTTTGAGTCTTTGCACGAGTATTCAGGATGAATCCAGCCCTTCGTTTCCGCAGCCTGCGTGGGGCGCTGCTGGGCGCATTGCTGCCATTGGCCGCCTGCGATCCGGTCACCCCACCCACAGATCTGGTACCGATGCGCGTCGAGCCCGACGCCGCACCGCACACCCCGTTGCCGCCCCGTACCGTCCATTATATTTGCCAAGACGGCACTGAATTGGCGGTGGAATACAGCAGCGAAGGCGCGCGCCTGCATTTGAATGGCGAGCATCATTTGCTGTTGCCAGAAATCGCCGCGTCCGGCGCGCTGTTTGTCGACAGCAGCCTGGAATGGCACACCAAAGGCGAGGTCGGCCTGCTCACCGGCGCCGATGATTCATTGGAGTGCCACGCCCAGTGATAGCGCCCGGCGACCCT is a window of Alcanivorax sp. REN37 DNA encoding:
- a CDS encoding DEAD/DEAH box helicase, whose product is MSDTNSIEQPGFDGLGLSADVLRAVAELGYQTPSAIQQQIIPHILASRDVIGQAQTGTGKTAAFALPLISRFADAPAHNVQVLVMAPTRELALQVTESFETYSRFTPQLKVIALCGGMDYRPQTRALKDGVQVVVGTPGRIVDHLKRGTLSLAALQCIVLDEADEMLRMGFIDDVEWVLEQAREGCQVALLSATMPPPIRRLAQRFLSEPEEVTVAAKTATVAAIRQRYLFVNHRDKLDALVRVLETETFDGVILFARTKESTVELADFLQQAGFRATALNGDMAQPHREQVVEQLKAGRVDILVATDVVARGLDVPRITMVLNYDIPFDGETYVHRIGRTGRAGREGDAILFVTPREKRMLFNIERLTRQKVEEMPLPTAAQINAVRKARFKARIGDTLAQGGLDSFATLVNEFIAEHEADPAAVAAALAKLLQGDQSLEVEDRPFVPARAREDRDSRGRDGERNSRRRDDDRGERAARPRKAPTAPDAGMTRYRIEVGRNHGAKPANIVGAIANEANLNSNRIGRIDIFPHFSTVDLPEGMTESSLRHLRQVWVAGQQLNISVDNGQGGAGNHAAAPKSRPMKQQRTANRDNPPRRRAAS
- a CDS encoding YaiI/YqxD family protein; translated protein: MTTIWVDADACPGVVREILYRASRRRQLPLVLVANQPLRVPPDKLIRAIQVPGGFDEADHYIAEQCQPGDLVITADIPLAARVIEARGIALNPRGELYTVDSIGQRLTMRNFMEEMRGAGLHHGGPPPLGERDKQQFANALDRWLAQVPQHNG
- a CDS encoding GGDEF domain-containing protein → MHHGQRSTTGTDSAPPCSRGTLLRALRNTLLLTLAIIAVSLLGTGIAVLATGERNWLFALTMATLMPLLLTPCIAFPLLRRNAALMDERQQLLLQARHDHLTGLFNRPYMLRMLERELALSARHRYPVSVVLLELRNSRELADQLGRLAADAALQLIAREVRGLIRESDLFGRFEATQFLLVLPHTAQRDAERISATLGEHLARQQVTQDGRSLLLCLCAGVGATGNQPRTAQQLLNDADYGLYNARKVTAAN
- a CDS encoding OmpA family protein — protein: MKKNAVLPLALAGIASLTLASTASAHDIPDRYGYLGGHVSQYWFEKNEMGPNGYDEVTLPGLQAGLRFHPNWSFQAWWERNQAHTRQTGDKSYISNLLGSVRYHFNDTSVLGFEPYAGIAAGQLRFDHGRSAKDDTETVAGFEFGAQARIARHFILDVGARPVWTEWNDRIEGEIYAGLNIVFGATSKPVAPVEPAVLDDDNDGVPNELDQCPNTPAGVAVDEKGCPLDSDGDGVPDYLDRCPDTPAGALVDEHGCQQYLEQDIRETLYVEFELDKAEIRQEFIGELNTLADWMKKYPNAQVTLEGHTDSTGRVAYNQTLSERRAESVKNTLVSSFNVDPSRITTSGRGPSQPIADNKTAEGRAQNRRVEVVIKATKREALFENN
- a CDS encoding OmpA family protein: MNKTPYFHARRLLAVAALGLAMGAQAESEWPESFGYVGIQGSYYDIEKGRDHIGDIHNYWEPAAQVGYRFNPRFSMQLQYGQATTEARQVDLDVDTKLATLTGRVHAPEWSFTGFQPYAGLGYGYHEMKPDHMKKKEEHMVVGELGLQRLLGSHFMLDAGVRGLVETDDGFIDAQPYLGIDWLFGKQYRRQVVKEEPAPVVDTPVWVDSDGDGVPDHLDQCPNTPAGALVDEVGCPQILKESVNITLYVEFDHDSTTVKTDFYPEIERVAKVLTEYPGSEVLLEGHTDSTGSARYNQTLSHSRADAVMRVLVSHFGIGPERVRTSGMGKSQPIADNSTAEGRSRNRRVEAAIQASREEIRRR
- a CDS encoding Ig-like domain-containing protein, encoding MNKTAPMLLRASSLLLASTLLVACGNGGGSGTKRVDIPSPNNPTEAFCRDASQLFTVEADGIAPADGATNVPVNTSVNVRFSHAVDEDSVTASNLYISQGGNALPAIVDVRGTNVTLTPNSAFKPSTLYSVHIGSDIATEVCKNASTQKYLDSGSVQDTTFTTSASGTGDTTRPQLVNMVPAHGSTLIKQDAKIALEFDEPVLPSSINSSSVAVRLKGASVALDGQYVVNENMVSFTPAQPFAIQHHYEIVLQPLQIKDLAGNRLMDLDPAVHTNPSEFHTGGVVMTLNDGLISKIPGVSDLLNGPIADILNQILTLGGTDLDGVDNLVIIKLPLPTDFTDPGNLLAGNNVLIAACDPTVMGPEGCALSLDLGLNPGALQQLANVLSMGNDPQEALKLLADALLMGDDGLLKLDLNLLEPGWAGILPGPLEDAVNTILGELDKALEPIPLLGDLNLSTEELVQLKLLQGSLLDLSVGGLVNINLLDLVNGNLLNLDGPLADALDPLVNLLDKLLCPIRILCK
- a CDS encoding acyl-CoA dehydrogenase family protein — translated: MAKDAVGHALTLLNRLASSDVLDRLGLRKFAERLAYNLTRTGFQVLTTSARTFKRSGSGDRQRLNAPGLTTDLFDLNITDEQQMIRDSVKAFAEDALRPAAEAADHAQATDPATLAAAQELGLNFFAVPEAFGGAASERSPVTTMLVAEDLAWGDMGQAIAILAPMGVANALTQWGNADQQSRYLPAFASEQPPLATLAITEPRPLFDPMQLETTAVRDGNEWVLNGVKSLVPLAAEAELFLVAAATDDGPAVFIIEGGTAGLTAGEDPAMGIRASGQRPLQLNDVRVSDAQRLGDDDFDYRALVDLGTLAWCALAIGTAQAVLDYVIPYVNEREAFGEPISHRQAVAFTVANMAIELDAMRMLTWRAVCRAEQGKPFQREAHLARTLVKDKAMQIGTDGVQLLGGHGFTKEYPVERWYRDLRAVGVAFGGLHL
- a CDS encoding acyl-CoA dehydrogenase family protein; protein product: MNIEIPKKIKPIINNAHQVALSVFRPISRKYDRAEHQAPKELDMLASVLDGFNEGDPESSAGATKTGKGHIRDDGGVKNGSNMSTCLGAMELCYGDTGFLLAMPRQGLGNAAIAAVANDEQLKRFEGKWAAMAITEPGTGSDSAAIRTTARKDGDHYVLNGEKIFVTSGERADCVVVWASLDLSVGRAAIKSFVVEWGTPGMELVRLEKKLGIRASDTAAINFTDCRVPAENLLGNPDIDVKKGFGGVMETFDNTRPLVASMALGCARASLERIRELLADHVNLDYGQPVDNASAVEAELYRMEAEWEAAYWLTIRAAWMADNKRSNSLEASISKAKAGRVGNAITLRCVELAGSLGYTEDDLLEKWARDSKILDIFEGTQQIQQLIIARRLLGLSSSELK
- a CDS encoding MliC family protein, producing MNPALRFRSLRGALLGALLPLAACDPVTPPTDLVPMRVEPDAAPHTPLPPRTVHYICQDGTELAVEYSSEGARLHLNGEHHLLLPEIAASGALFVDSSLEWHTKGEVGLLTGADDSLECHAQ